GCCAGCGGGCCACGTTCGGCGGCGACGATTCGCGCGGGCGGGCGGTGCCCGCGACCGGTGAGGGTGCGGGCGAACGCCGCCCGCGCCGGCTCCAGCAGCAGGTCCCCGGCAGCGGCGACCCCGCCGCCGACGACGAACGTGCCCGGGTCCAGTGCGGCGGCCAGGTTCGCCAGGCCGGCACCCAGCCACTCCCCCACCTCGGTGACCAGCTCGCCCGCTGCCGGGTCGCCGTCCGCCGCGGCCTGGGTGACCACCTCGCCGGTCAGCTGCGCGGGGTCGCCGCCGGCCCGGTCGAGCAGGGGCTGGGCGGACGGCGACCCCGACGCCAGCAGGGCGCGGGCCTCCCGGCCCAGCGCCCGACCCGAGGCGTACTGCTCCCAGCAGCCGCGGTTGCCGCACTCGCACCGGTGCCCGCCGGGGACGACCACCATGTGCCCGAACTCTCCGGCGAGCCCGTACCGGCCCCGCTCGAGGCGGCCGTCGATGACGATCCCGCCACCGATCCCGGTGCCGAGCGTCACGCAGACCAGCCGGCTCTCGCCCCGACCGGCCCCGAACCGGGCCTCGGCCCAGGCGGCCCCGTTGGCGTCGTTGTCCACGAGCACGGGCAGGTCGATGCGCTCCTGCAGGACCTGCTGGAGGGGCTCGTCGCGCCAGGCCAGGTGCGGGGCGAACAGCACCCGGGCCCCGCCCGCGGAGACGAACCCGGCGGCGCCGACGCCGACGGCGACGACGGCCTGCCGCCGGCCGGTCGCGGCGGCCCGCAGCGCGGCGACTGCGCCGACGATGCGGTCCTCGACGAGCTGGACGTCGCTGCCCGGCGTGGCGCGCCGGTGCCACCCGCGCACCGCGCCGTCCTCGTCGACGAGCCCGGCGGCGATCTTCGTGCCGCCGATGTCGACGCCGATCGCGAGGGCCACGGTCAGCGCAGGCGGGCCAGGTCCGCGGCGCCGATCACGCCGGCGTCGTTGCCGAGCAGGGCCGGCACGATCCGGGGCTCCGGCCGGTACCCGCGCGCGGTGAGCTGACGGCGGAACGCCGCGCGGGTCGGCTGCAGCAGCAGGTCCCCGGCCGCGGACACCCCGCCGCCGACGACGATGACGGCCGGGTCGAGGACGGCGACGATGCTCGCCAGCCCCTCCCCCAGCCAGCGCCCGAGGTCGGCGAGCAGCTCGATGGCCGCTGGGTCGCCCTCCTCCGCGGCCTGGGTGACGTGCGGTCCCTCGATCCGCTCGGGCCTGCCGTCGGCCAGCTCGAGCAGCCGGGCCGCCATCGGGCTGTCGGTGGAAGCGAGCTCGCGGGCCTCCCGGACCAGCGCCCGCCCCGAGGCGTACTGCTCCCAGCAGCCGCGGTTGCCGCAGCCGCAGCGGTGGCCGTCGGGGACGACGCGGACGTGCCCGAGCTCGGCGGCGAAACCGGCGTGCCCCCGCAGCAGCCGGCCGTCGGTGACGACGCCGCCGCCGAGTCCGGTGCCGACAGTGACGAGGACCATGTCCTCGATGTCCCGGCCGGCGCCGTGCCGGAACTCCCCCCACGCCGCGGCGTTGGCGTCGTTCTCCACGACGACCGGCAGGCCGGTGCGTGACTCCAGGTCGCGGCCCATCGGCTCGTCCCGCCAGGCCAGGTTCGGCGCGAAGACGATCGTCGACCGGTCCACGCCGACGAAGCCGGCGGCGGCCACGCCCACGGCCTCGACGTCGTGCTCGGCGACGAGCTCGGCGACGGCGTCGGCGGCAGCGTCCTCGATCGCGGTGACGTCGTTCGCCGGGGTCTCCCGGCGGACCGTGCGGACGACCCTCCCGGCCTCCGTCACCAGCCCGGCAGCGATCTTGGTGCCGCCGATGTCGAGTCCGATGGTGTGCACGGGTGCCCCCTCAGTCGTCCCGGACGGTGATGTCGATGTGCTGCAGGCGGGCGTCCCGCGGCGGCGGCTGCCCGGCGGTGCCCGACGGCGTGGCAGCGGGGCCGGTGCGGCCGGCGGGGTCGGTGGCGTCAGCCGGGCCGGCAGGGTCGGTGGTGGCGGCGCGGCCGGCGGGGTCGGTGGTGGCGGCGCGGGTGGCCGCGACGACGTCGGCGACGGCCGCCGCCAGCGAGGCGGCGGCGTCCGACAGGTGCTGGAGGGTCTGCGGCCGCAGGCTCTGGACGACGGCGATCGCCTGGCACAGCGGGCAGACCCGGCACGCCGCCGGGGTGGCGGTGTGCTCGTGCTGGCCGTCGGGCCCGGCCCGCTCACCGGCCCGCTCACCGGCCCCCTCACCGGCACTGGCGGACCAGGCCGAGGCGGCGTCCTGCAGGGCCGAGACCAGCCGGGCCGCCTCCTCGGCGAGGCTGCCGTGCGGCGGTGTGGCGCTCACCAGGTCCTCCACAGCGCCGGGTCCGGGCGGAACCGGACGCCCAGGACGCCCTGCCGCAGCACGGCGCCCTGGACGTCGCAGCGCCGCAAGGCGGACGGCAGGGTGAGGTGACGGCGGTACGGGCCGACGGTGACGACGAGGTCGTCGCCGTCACGGGCCAGGTCGACGTCCTCGCCCCGGGCGTCCGGCAGGCGCAGCTCCAGCACGAAGTCCTGGCCGTCCCGCTGCACCTGGACCGGCGGGGGCCTCGGCGCAACCGCCAGCGGGTCCCCGGCCGCCGCGCCACCGGGGTACAGCCGGCCGGCGAGGTCGGCGAGCGCGTCCACCCCCACCGGCTCGGCGGGCAGGTACGGCCCGGTCACGACCGGCAGCGGCCCCACCGCGGCCCGGACGGCGCTCAGCTGCTCGGCCTGCGCCCGGGCCCACGCCGACCGCCACGGGTCCGCGCCGTCCGGCACGAGGCGGTTGACGACGACGCCGTCGACGGCGAACCCGAACAGGGCCAGCGACGTCAGCGTGCGTCGGGCCTCCGCCACGGCCACGGCCTCTGGCGTCAGCACCACCCGCACCGAGGTGGTGGGCGCGGTCAGCACGGCGTGCACGTCGGTCAGCTCGCGGCGCAGCCGGTCCACGGCCCCGAGGACCGCCTCGGACGGCAGCGGCAGCCCGCCGGCCCGCTCCAGCACTGGCCGGACGGCGCGGGCGATCCGGCGCTCGGCCGGCACCGCGGCGTCCAGGTACCAGGACAGCGACTCGGGCAGGGCGAGCAGCCGAAGGGTCTCGGCGGTGGCCCCGCAGTCGACGACGACGAGGTCCCACGGCCCGGTCCGCACCTGGTCGCGCAGCTCGAGCAGGGCGAGGACGTCGTCCACCCCGGGCAGGACCGTGAGCTCCTCCGCGGCGACCGGCTCGACCCCGACCGCGTCGAGGACGGCGAGCAGGTACTCCCGGACGCCCTGCCAGGCCCGGTCCATCCGGGTCCGGGGGTCCGCGTGCTGGGCGAAGAGCCCGGGCTCGACCTCGGTCGGCTCGGCCCCGACCGGGACGCCGAGCGCGTCGGCGAGGGAGTGCGCCGGGTCGGTGGACAGCACGAGGGTCTTCGTGCCGCGGCGGGCGGCGTGCAGCCCCGTGGCGGCCGCCGTGGTGGTCTTGCCGACGCCGCCCTTGCCGGTGAGGAGGATGACCCGCACGGACGACGTCAGCCCTCGGCCCGCTTCTTCAGCTCCTTGAGCGCGGTGTCGATGACGACCTTCTCCGCCCTGCGCTTGAGCATGCCGAGCATCGGGATGCGGACGTCGACGGTGAGCCGGTAGGAGACATCCGTGCCGTCGCCGTCCGCCACCAGCTCGTACTCGCCGTCCAGCCGGGTGATGACCTGCGCCTCGACCAGCCGCCAGGACACGGTCCCGGTGCCGTCGGGAGCGACGTCCCACGTGTAGGCCAGGGTGTACGTGTCGCTGACCGGCCCGCTGTCCACGACGAAGCGGGCCTGCTCCGGGCGGCCGTCGCCGTCACGGGCCAGCACCTCGACGTCCTTCATCCCGTTGGCCCACTGCGGGTAGGCCTCGAGGTCCGCGATGACCGCGAGCACGTCGGCCGGCGCGGCGTCGACGTGCGTGCGGGACTCGGTGCGGTCGGCCATCGGCCCGGCTCCTCCGGTCACGGGTGGTGGGCGGGGCGCCCGTGGTGCGCGGAAGGCTACCGCGCACCACCGTCACAGCACCGAGCCGACCAGGGCGAGCAGACCGAACCCGACAGCGCTGACGAGCACGGTGCCCACCAGCATGACGGCGACTCGCGAGCCGGGTGTCGCGACGAGTGCGGACAGCCGCGGCGAGGGCGTCGGGCGCCGCTCGGCGGCGGCGAGCTCGGCGAGCAGCCGCTCGGCGTCCGGGGCCCCTGGCTGGTCCGTGACCGGCACCGTCACCGGAGCCGGTGCGACGTCCGAGGCCCCGCCACCGAGCGGTGCGTAGCACTGGGTGCACCACTGGGCGGTGGCGGCGTTGCGGGCCGCGCACTGCGGGCAGCGGTCAGCGGCTGGCGGGCGGTCGTCGTCCCTGGTCATCTCCCGAGCCCCATCGTCAGCCGGACCGGCGGACTTGAACGACAGCGCCGCAGGTCACAGCCGGAAGCGCCACAGGTCACAGCGCGGTCACAGGTCTCCCGTTCGTCAGTGGCGGCCGCTAGGGTCACGAGCAGGATCGCTCGCCCTCTCGGAACTGGAGTCCCCCGTGCGTGAAGTGCACGTCCCGCTGCTCGTCGAGGTCGACCCGTCGTCGAACCTCACCGACCTCGTGGTCGACAACGCGGTGTCCGACCCGCACAAGGTGGTGTTTCGCCGGCCGGTCGCCGACCGCTGGCAGGACGTCACCGCCCGGGAGTTCCTCGCCGAGGTCACCGGGCTCGCCAAGGGGCTCATCGCCGCCGGGGTACAGCCCGGCGACCGGGTGGGGCTGATGGCCCGGACCAGGTACGAGTGGACGCTCATCGACTTCGCGAACTGGTTCGCCGGTGCGGTCACGGTCCCCATCTACGAGACCTCCTCCGCCGAGCAGGTCCAGTGGATCCTCGGCGACTCCGGCGCCGTCGCCTGCTTCGTCGAGACCTCCTCGCACGCCGCGACGGTGGCGAGCGCGCGGGACAAGCTGCCCGCCCTGCGCGACGTCTGGCAGATCGAGAGCGGCGCGGTCGCCGAGGTCACCGCGGCCGGCACCGAGGTCGACGACGCCACGGTGGAGGAGCGACGCCGGATCGCCGGCCTGCACGACCTGGCGACGATCATCTACACCTCGGGCACGACCGGGCGGCCCAAGGGCTGCGAGCTCACCCACGGCAACTTCGTCGTGCTGTCCAAGAACGCCGTGGCCCGGCTGCACGAGGTCGTCGACTACAGAGTCGACGACACAGAGGCCTCGGCCCTGATGTTCCTGCCGCTGGCCCACGTGCTGGCCCGCTTCATCCAGGTCCTCAACGTCGCCGCGGCGGTGACGATGGGGCACACCCCCGACGTCAAGAACCTCATGCCTGACCTGGCGAGCTTCCGGCCCACCTACGTGCTGGCAGTCCCCAGGGTCTTCGAGAAGGTCTACAACTCCGCGGAGCAGAAGGCCGAGGCCGACGGCCGGGGCAACATCTTCCGCCGGGCCGCCGCGGTCGCCATCGACTACTCCCGGGCGCAGGACTCCGGTGGTCCGGGCCTGGTGCTGCGGATTCAGCACGCCGTCTTCGACCGGCTCGTCTACGGCAAGATCCGACAGGCCCTCGGTGGCC
This DNA window, taken from Kineosporiaceae bacterium SCSIO 59966, encodes the following:
- a CDS encoding ROK family glucokinase, producing MTVALAIGVDIGGTKIAAGLVDEDGAVRGWHRRATPGSDVQLVEDRIVGAVAALRAAATGRRQAVVAVGVGAAGFVSAGGARVLFAPHLAWRDEPLQQVLQERIDLPVLVDNDANGAAWAEARFGAGRGESRLVCVTLGTGIGGGIVIDGRLERGRYGLAGEFGHMVVVPGGHRCECGNRGCWEQYASGRALGREARALLASGSPSAQPLLDRAGGDPAQLTGEVVTQAAADGDPAAGELVTEVGEWLGAGLANLAAALDPGTFVVGGGVAAAGDLLLEPARAAFARTLTGRGHRPPARIVAAERGPLAGVVGMADLARRAVLDGR
- a CDS encoding SRPBCC family protein, with the translated sequence MADRTESRTHVDAAPADVLAVIADLEAYPQWANGMKDVEVLARDGDGRPEQARFVVDSGPVSDTYTLAYTWDVAPDGTGTVSWRLVEAQVITRLDGEYELVADGDGTDVSYRLTVDVRIPMLGMLKRRAEKVVIDTALKELKKRAEG
- a CDS encoding long-chain fatty acid--CoA ligase, translated to MREVHVPLLVEVDPSSNLTDLVVDNAVSDPHKVVFRRPVADRWQDVTAREFLAEVTGLAKGLIAAGVQPGDRVGLMARTRYEWTLIDFANWFAGAVTVPIYETSSAEQVQWILGDSGAVACFVETSSHAATVASARDKLPALRDVWQIESGAVAEVTAAGTEVDDATVEERRRIAGLHDLATIIYTSGTTGRPKGCELTHGNFVVLSKNAVARLHEVVDYRVDDTEASALMFLPLAHVLARFIQVLNVAAAVTMGHTPDVKNLMPDLASFRPTYVLAVPRVFEKVYNSAEQKAEADGRGNIFRRAAAVAIDYSRAQDSGGPGLVLRIQHAVFDRLVYGKIRQALGGRAKYAISGGAPLGERLGHFFRGIGLVVLEGYGLTETTAPTSVNTPDLIKIGTVGPQLPGNSVKIADDGEILIKGPHVFRGYWNNEAATKEAFDEDGWFKTGDLGELDEDGFLRITGRKKEILVTAGGKNVAPAALEDRIRAHPLVDQCLVIGDQKPYIAALITLDPEMLPTWLSNHGKPEMTPAQAAQDPDVRAAIQSAIDEANASVSRAESIRKFEILHSELTEGSGHLTPSLKLKRSEVLKDFAHKVDEMYKG
- a CDS encoding ArsA family ATPase, giving the protein MRVILLTGKGGVGKTTTAAATGLHAARRGTKTLVLSTDPAHSLADALGVPVGAEPTEVEPGLFAQHADPRTRMDRAWQGVREYLLAVLDAVGVEPVAAEELTVLPGVDDVLALLELRDQVRTGPWDLVVVDCGATAETLRLLALPESLSWYLDAAVPAERRIARAVRPVLERAGGLPLPSEAVLGAVDRLRRELTDVHAVLTAPTTSVRVVLTPEAVAVAEARRTLTSLALFGFAVDGVVVNRLVPDGADPWRSAWARAQAEQLSAVRAAVGPLPVVTGPYLPAEPVGVDALADLAGRLYPGGAAAGDPLAVAPRPPPVQVQRDGQDFVLELRLPDARGEDVDLARDGDDLVVTVGPYRRHLTLPSALRRCDVQGAVLRQGVLGVRFRPDPALWRTW
- a CDS encoding ROK family glucokinase — protein: MHTIGLDIGGTKIAAGLVTEAGRVVRTVRRETPANDVTAIEDAAADAVAELVAEHDVEAVGVAAAGFVGVDRSTIVFAPNLAWRDEPMGRDLESRTGLPVVVENDANAAAWGEFRHGAGRDIEDMVLVTVGTGLGGGVVTDGRLLRGHAGFAAELGHVRVVPDGHRCGCGNRGCWEQYASGRALVREARELASTDSPMAARLLELADGRPERIEGPHVTQAAEEGDPAAIELLADLGRWLGEGLASIVAVLDPAVIVVGGGVSAAGDLLLQPTRAAFRRQLTARGYRPEPRIVPALLGNDAGVIGAADLARLR